A genome region from Halalkalibacillus sediminis includes the following:
- a CDS encoding NYN domain-containing protein → MIVLVVDGYNMIGDWPELQALKDHRLEEARYRLVEMLAEYQAYTDHRVIVVFDAYSVRGLERKKLNHKVEVIFTKENETADECIERLIKQLKNVKTKVYVATSDFTEQRTVFSQGALRKSARELLIDVKEIEKNINKDLHKQSNNRPKAKIPLSEDVLKQFEKWRRGDK, encoded by the coding sequence ATGATAGTTCTAGTTGTTGATGGGTATAACATGATTGGTGACTGGCCTGAGCTCCAAGCTTTGAAGGACCATCGGTTGGAGGAAGCACGGTACCGGTTGGTTGAAATGCTTGCGGAATACCAGGCTTACACCGATCACCGAGTAATAGTAGTTTTCGACGCTTACTCGGTTAGGGGACTTGAACGAAAGAAGCTGAATCATAAGGTTGAAGTGATTTTCACGAAAGAGAATGAAACAGCTGACGAATGCATTGAGCGCTTGATCAAGCAATTAAAAAACGTAAAGACGAAGGTGTATGTGGCTACCTCAGATTTCACTGAGCAGCGCACAGTTTTTTCTCAAGGGGCATTAAGAAAATCTGCTAGAGAATTATTGATAGACGTAAAAGAGATCGAAAAAAATATAAATAAAGATTTACACAAACAATCGAATAATCGACCAAAAGCTAAGATACCATTGAGCGAAGACGTTTTAAAACAGTTCGAAAAGTGGCGTCGCGGGGATAAATGA
- the rpmG gene encoding 50S ribosomal protein L33, which produces MRKKITLACTNCHSRNYTTDKQSQKSERIEVKKYCKKCGSHTLHRETK; this is translated from the coding sequence ATGCGAAAAAAAATCACACTAGCGTGTACGAATTGTCATAGTCGAAATTACACTACAGACAAGCAATCTCAGAAGTCTGAGAGAATCGAAGTTAAAAAATATTGCAAAAAATGTGGTTCACATACACTGCATCGTGAAACGAAATAG
- the rlmB gene encoding 23S rRNA (guanosine(2251)-2'-O)-methyltransferase RlmB, with protein MSDSWIVGKNPVIEVLKSDRPVNKVMVLDSMKTQAQQQLYDLAKPRNILVQKVPKSKLDQIGQNHQGVAASIAAYEYATIDDLFAKANQKEEAPFFLILDELEDPHNLGSIMRTADAVGAHGIIIPKRRSVQLTQTVAKASTGAIEHVPVVRVTNVNQTIDFLKQEGVWIVGTDASGKEDYRGLDYDMPLALVIGSEGKGLSRLTLKNCDFLIQLPMRGTVTSLNASVSASILMYEVYRNRFPLGG; from the coding sequence ATGAGTGATAGTTGGATTGTCGGTAAAAATCCAGTAATAGAAGTATTGAAATCGGATCGTCCAGTTAATAAGGTAATGGTACTAGATTCTATGAAAACACAGGCACAGCAACAGCTTTACGATTTGGCGAAGCCGAGAAATATTCTTGTGCAAAAAGTCCCTAAGAGTAAACTCGATCAAATCGGGCAAAACCATCAAGGGGTTGCCGCTTCGATTGCTGCATACGAATATGCGACTATAGATGACTTGTTTGCGAAAGCGAACCAAAAAGAGGAAGCACCCTTCTTTTTAATTCTTGATGAGTTGGAAGATCCACATAACCTCGGCTCAATCATGCGCACGGCTGATGCAGTTGGTGCCCACGGAATCATTATTCCAAAGAGAAGGTCTGTTCAACTGACCCAAACAGTTGCTAAAGCTTCTACAGGAGCAATCGAACATGTGCCGGTAGTAAGAGTGACGAATGTTAATCAAACAATAGATTTTCTGAAACAAGAGGGTGTTTGGATCGTTGGAACCGATGCTAGCGGAAAGGAAGACTATCGAGGTTTGGATTATGACATGCCTTTAGCGCTCGTTATTGGAAGTGAAGGTAAAGGCTTGAGTCGACTTACACTTAAAAATTGTGATTTCTTGATTCAGCTTCCGATGAGGGGCACCGTTACTTCACTGAATGCTTCAGTTTCAGCAAGTATCCTCATGTACGAAGTCTATCGTAATCGATTTCCGTTAGGTGGTTAA
- the nusG gene encoding transcription termination/antitermination protein NusG, with translation MEKNWYAVHTYSGYENKVKLNLEKRIESMGMEDKIFRIIVPEEEETEVKDGKRKTSMKKVFPGYVLTEMVMTDDSWYVVRNTPGVTGFVGSTGAGSKPTPLFPEEAARVLKRMGLKDKTKEVDFELKETVQVTDGPFDNFTGTIENIDTEKQKVKVHVNMFGRETPVELDFTQIKKI, from the coding sequence ATGGAAAAGAACTGGTATGCAGTACACACTTATTCGGGCTACGAAAATAAAGTTAAGTTGAATTTAGAAAAGCGTATCGAATCAATGGGTATGGAAGATAAGATCTTCCGTATAATCGTTCCTGAAGAGGAAGAAACAGAAGTTAAAGATGGTAAAAGAAAAACATCTATGAAAAAGGTGTTTCCTGGTTATGTCTTGACTGAAATGGTTATGACAGATGATTCTTGGTACGTAGTTCGAAACACTCCTGGGGTAACAGGATTTGTTGGATCTACAGGTGCTGGCTCGAAACCTACGCCTCTATTCCCTGAAGAAGCGGCTAGAGTCTTGAAACGTATGGGTCTTAAGGACAAAACCAAGGAAGTAGATTTCGAACTGAAAGAAACAGTACAAGTGACAGACGGTCCATTTGATAATTTCACTGGAACGATTGAAAACATTGATACTGAAAAACAAAAAGTAAAAGTCCATGTGAATATGTTTGGTAGGGAAACTCCGGTAGAACTAGACTTCACTCAAATCAAAAAAATATAG
- the sigH gene encoding RNA polymerase sporulation sigma factor SigH, with the protein MSIKQEKQNIEWSELNDEELLGFIESGNIQALDYLINKYRSFVRAKARTYFLIGADREDIIQEGMIGLYKAIRDFQTEKLTSFKGFAELCVTRQMITAIKTATRQKHIPLNSYISLDKPVYDEESDRTLLDIIAEDETSDPLKLLVDREQNGDMEFKMQEILSELEQEVLRLYLDGRSYQEISLQLDRHVKSIDNALQRVKRKLERYLAVAEIPL; encoded by the coding sequence GTGAGCATCAAACAAGAGAAACAGAATATTGAATGGTCAGAGTTGAATGATGAAGAATTGTTGGGCTTCATCGAGAGTGGCAACATCCAGGCTCTAGACTATCTTATTAACAAGTATAGGAGTTTTGTAAGAGCCAAAGCTCGTACATATTTTCTTATTGGTGCTGACCGAGAGGATATCATCCAGGAAGGTATGATTGGGTTGTATAAAGCAATCCGTGATTTCCAAACTGAAAAACTGACTTCATTTAAAGGGTTTGCTGAATTATGTGTCACAAGACAAATGATTACAGCAATTAAAACAGCTACACGCCAAAAGCATATTCCCTTAAACTCTTATATATCGTTGGACAAACCTGTCTATGACGAGGAGTCAGATAGGACGTTATTGGATATCATTGCAGAAGATGAAACTTCTGATCCTTTGAAACTACTTGTGGACCGTGAGCAAAACGGAGATATGGAATTCAAGATGCAAGAAATTTTAAGCGAACTTGAGCAAGAAGTTCTTCGTTTATACTTAGACGGACGCTCTTACCAAGAGATCTCTCTTCAATTGGATCGTCATGTCAAGTCGATCGATAATGCTTTGCAAAGGGTGAAGCGTAAACTTGAAAGATATCTTGCTGTTGCCGAGATACCTCTTTAG
- the cysS gene encoding cysteine--tRNA ligase, with amino-acid sequence MSIKLYNSLTRSKEDFKTIEENKVKMYVCGPTVYNYIHIGNARPAIVFDTVRRYLEYAGYDVEYVLNFTDVDDKLIKAANEMGEEVPEIAERFIEAYKEDVSKLNVKEAVHHPRVTETMDQIIEFISGLIDKGFAYSVEGDVYFKTRAFDNYGKLSHQSIDELRSGARIQVGEKKKDPLDFALWKKAKPDEISWESPWGEGRPGWHIECSAMAKEYLGDTIDIHAGGQDLTFPHHENEIAQSEAHNDKSFANYWLHNGYIQIENEKMSKSLGNFILVHDLVEKHDPNVVRFFMLSVHYRNPINFSDELLASAKNSYDRIKTAYENLLHRRASSLDLTEQEDWINTIKAHKNNFIDEMNDDFNTANAITVLFDLSKDANIYLREDQTSTEVIDLFLSAFDEMVGVLGFSLQTEELLDEDIDQLIEERIQARKDKNFARADEIRDQLKEEGILLEDTAQGTRWRRQ; translated from the coding sequence ATGTCGATTAAATTGTATAATTCGTTAACAAGATCGAAAGAAGATTTTAAAACTATTGAAGAAAATAAAGTGAAGATGTACGTATGCGGACCTACGGTTTATAACTATATCCATATTGGGAATGCACGTCCTGCCATTGTTTTCGACACGGTTCGCAGATACTTGGAATATGCCGGCTATGACGTTGAATATGTTCTCAACTTCACAGATGTGGACGATAAGTTAATTAAAGCCGCTAATGAAATGGGAGAAGAAGTTCCAGAAATCGCAGAGCGTTTCATCGAAGCATACAAAGAAGATGTTTCTAAATTGAACGTAAAAGAAGCGGTTCATCACCCTAGAGTTACTGAGACGATGGACCAAATCATTGAATTTATCTCTGGACTGATCGATAAAGGGTTTGCCTACTCGGTTGAAGGCGATGTTTATTTCAAAACACGAGCATTCGATAACTATGGAAAACTCTCTCATCAATCCATTGATGAACTTCGCTCGGGAGCCCGCATTCAAGTCGGAGAAAAGAAAAAAGATCCATTGGACTTTGCGTTGTGGAAAAAGGCTAAACCTGATGAAATTTCTTGGGAAAGTCCTTGGGGTGAAGGTCGTCCAGGGTGGCACATAGAGTGCTCTGCCATGGCGAAAGAATATTTAGGAGATACGATTGATATTCACGCAGGCGGCCAGGATCTGACATTCCCTCACCATGAGAACGAAATTGCACAATCTGAAGCGCATAATGATAAAAGTTTTGCTAACTATTGGTTACACAACGGCTATATTCAGATTGAAAATGAAAAAATGTCAAAGTCACTAGGAAACTTTATTTTAGTTCACGACTTAGTCGAAAAGCACGACCCGAATGTAGTTAGGTTCTTTATGTTAAGTGTGCACTACCGTAACCCGATCAACTTCAGTGATGAGCTTCTGGCAAGCGCGAAAAACAGCTATGACAGAATTAAAACTGCATATGAGAATTTATTACATCGCAGGGCTTCAAGCCTTGATTTGACTGAGCAAGAAGATTGGATTAATACAATCAAAGCTCATAAAAATAACTTCATTGATGAAATGAATGATGATTTCAATACAGCAAATGCAATCACTGTGCTTTTTGATTTATCCAAAGATGCGAATATATATTTGCGAGAAGATCAGACATCAACAGAAGTAATTGACCTGTTCCTTTCCGCATTTGATGAAATGGTAGGAGTGCTCGGATTTTCATTGCAGACGGAAGAATTACTGGATGAAGATATCGACCAATTGATTGAAGAGAGAATCCAAGCAAGAAAAGACAAGAACTTTGCTAGAGCAGATGAAATCAGAGATCAGTTGAAAGAAGAAGGAATCCTATTAGAGGATACTGCGCAAGGTACGAGATGGAGAAGGCAATGA
- a CDS encoding Mini-ribonuclease 3: MSNDINPKILKALTLAYMGDVIFEKYIREHLIRKGEVKPQVLHQKAVSFVSANAQALILRGWMDEQLLSDEEEAIVRRGRNAKSNPPKNTDVQTYRYSTAFEALIGFWYFSGSIERMESFISKGIQTIEERSSIHE, translated from the coding sequence ATGAGTAATGACATCAACCCTAAAATATTAAAGGCTTTGACGCTTGCTTACATGGGTGACGTTATATTTGAGAAATATATTCGTGAACACCTAATAAGAAAAGGCGAAGTGAAACCCCAGGTTTTACACCAGAAAGCGGTTTCCTTCGTCTCAGCCAATGCCCAAGCTTTGATTCTAAGAGGGTGGATGGATGAGCAACTTCTCTCAGACGAGGAAGAAGCAATTGTTCGTCGAGGTAGAAATGCAAAGTCGAATCCACCTAAAAATACAGATGTCCAAACTTACAGGTATAGCACAGCATTTGAGGCGTTGATCGGCTTTTGGTATTTCAGTGGATCAATTGAGCGGATGGAGAGTTTCATTTCTAAAGGTATCCAAACGATTGAAGAAAGGAGCTCAATTCATGAGTGA
- the secE gene encoding preprotein translocase subunit SecE, which yields MFKFLKDVNREMRKVTWPKSNELTKYTIIVIMTVIFVSVFFTVVDLGISQILELL from the coding sequence ATGTTTAAGTTCTTAAAAGATGTTAATCGTGAAATGCGTAAGGTAACATGGCCGAAAAGCAATGAGCTGACAAAATACACTATCATTGTTATTATGACTGTCATTTTTGTATCGGTATTCTTTACAGTTGTGGATTTAGGAATCTCTCAAATTTTAGAACTCCTATAA
- the cysE gene encoding serine O-acetyltransferase — protein MFRFLKTLKEDVDVVFDQDPAARSRIEVILTYAGVHAVWSHRVAHGFYKRKLYFIARVLSQVSRFFTGIEIHPGAKIGRRFFIDHGMGVVIGQTCEIGDNVTIFQGVTLGGTGKEAGKRHPTLKDNVLVATGAKVLGSIVIEEHSKIGAGSVVLKDVPKYSTVVGIPGQIVVQNGVKVKKNLDHHKLPDPVAEKCDVLDQKIEALQNEINELKGEQKHVD, from the coding sequence ATGTTTCGATTCTTAAAGACCTTGAAGGAAGATGTCGATGTCGTCTTCGATCAAGACCCAGCAGCAAGAAGCCGAATTGAAGTCATACTGACATATGCAGGTGTACACGCCGTGTGGTCCCACCGTGTAGCACATGGATTTTATAAAAGAAAGCTGTATTTCATTGCGAGAGTATTATCCCAAGTGAGCCGTTTCTTCACGGGAATTGAAATCCACCCTGGGGCTAAAATTGGTCGACGATTCTTTATAGACCATGGAATGGGTGTCGTCATAGGGCAAACCTGTGAGATTGGTGATAATGTCACAATTTTTCAAGGGGTGACATTGGGGGGTACAGGTAAAGAAGCTGGAAAACGCCACCCTACACTTAAAGACAATGTACTTGTTGCGACGGGCGCAAAAGTTTTAGGCTCCATTGTCATTGAAGAACATTCGAAAATAGGGGCAGGATCTGTTGTATTGAAAGATGTTCCGAAATACTCCACAGTGGTCGGGATTCCAGGGCAAATAGTCGTTCAAAACGGCGTTAAGGTTAAAAAGAACCTTGACCACCACAAATTGCCTGATCCTGTCGCTGAAAAATGTGACGTACTCGACCAAAAAATTGAAGCGTTACAAAATGAAATTAATGAGTTGAAGGGAGAACAAAAGCATGTCGATTAA